Proteins found in one Solitalea lacus genomic segment:
- a CDS encoding glycosyltransferase family 2 protein, with protein MNRPILSLCIPTYNRSEILNNTLKSLINNPEFDSDLIEVLVSDNCSTDDTKEVVKRYPKVKYFRNEENVKDANFAIALNYANGEYVRLFNDTLSFKPNMLRFMICKIQENLDSKRNVYFYGETFLHKNTIVKVNSLSEYIKEVSFYSTWIANFGTWKDNFLNLKDIDKYVDKQLVQVDWNLQLFTTDSSSNIYFNDFYDIESPKKKGGYNVFKVFVSNYLLILKQHKLSALTYEREKYQLCKNFVYPWILKLFVFESKKYSFQTDGAFKTLFNKYWYEPYFYIICLKFFIHKIRS; from the coding sequence GTGAATAGACCAATCCTTTCTTTGTGCATTCCTACTTATAATCGTAGTGAAATATTAAACAATACATTAAAGTCCCTAATTAACAATCCTGAATTTGATAGCGATTTGATAGAGGTTTTGGTCTCAGACAATTGTTCAACAGATGATACAAAAGAAGTTGTAAAACGATATCCAAAAGTTAAATATTTTCGAAACGAAGAAAATGTAAAAGATGCCAATTTTGCTATTGCGTTAAATTATGCTAATGGGGAGTATGTAAGGTTGTTTAATGATACCTTATCTTTTAAACCTAATATGCTTCGTTTTATGATTTGCAAAATTCAAGAAAATCTCGATTCAAAAAGAAACGTGTATTTTTATGGTGAAACTTTTTTACATAAAAATACAATTGTTAAGGTTAATAGTTTAAGCGAATACATTAAAGAAGTTAGTTTTTACTCTACATGGATAGCGAACTTTGGTACCTGGAAAGATAATTTTTTAAATCTTAAAGATATAGATAAATATGTAGATAAGCAGCTCGTTCAAGTTGATTGGAATCTGCAACTATTCACAACTGATAGTTCAAGCAATATCTATTTTAATGATTTTTACGATATAGAATCTCCAAAGAAAAAAGGCGGATACAATGTTTTTAAGGTTTTTGTATCCAACTATCTTCTTATTCTCAAACAACACAAGCTTTCGGCATTAACTTATGAAAGAGAGAAATATCAGCTTTGCAAAAACTTTGTATATCCCTGGATTTTGAAATTATTTGTATTTGAGAGTAAAAAATATAGCTTTCAAACAGATGGAGCATTCAAAACACTTTTTAATAAATATTGGTATGAGCCTTATTTCTATATCATTTGTTTGAAATTTTTTATTCATAAAATTAGATCATGA
- a CDS encoding acyltransferase produces the protein MRKLFGFIIKQLVQLFSRIFTFQFFQNLNVRKNSYYTIWISKQFKDFGNNSGINKPIYLTGGKYITIGDNFHCDHRLRLDAIDAYNNQVFTPSIVIGNNVTMQKDCHIGAIDKIVIGNNVLMGSKIFISDHSHGDTSLSSILLPPLERPLISKGPIYIENNVWIGEGAVILSGVTIGENSIIGANTVVTKSVPKNSVAAGNPAKIIKELI, from the coding sequence ATGAGGAAATTGTTTGGTTTCATCATTAAACAGCTTGTACAACTTTTTTCAAGAATCTTTACATTTCAATTTTTCCAAAATTTGAATGTTCGAAAGAATAGCTATTATACAATATGGATTTCAAAACAGTTTAAAGATTTTGGTAATAATTCAGGGATTAATAAACCTATATATTTGACAGGTGGGAAATACATAACCATAGGAGATAACTTTCACTGTGATCATAGATTAAGATTGGACGCTATTGACGCATACAATAATCAGGTTTTTACTCCAAGTATTGTAATTGGGAATAATGTCACTATGCAAAAAGATTGTCATATAGGAGCAATTGATAAAATTGTGATTGGTAATAATGTATTAATGGGGAGTAAAATTTTTATTTCAGATCATTCTCATGGTGATACGTCGTTATCTTCTATTCTTTTGCCTCCTCTTGAGCGTCCTTTAATCAGTAAAGGGCCAATTTATATTGAGAATAATGTTTGGATAGGAGAAGGGGCAGTTATTTTATCTGGTGTTACAATTGGTGAAAATAGTATTATTGGCGCCAATACAGTAGTCACAAAATCGGTTCCTAAGAATTCTGTTGCAGCTGGTAATCCAGCCAAAATAATTAAAGAATTAATATAA
- a CDS encoding glycosyltransferase family 2 protein, producing MDVSIIIVNYNTISLLIDAIDSVLEKTKDVVYEIIVVDNNSNDNSQFIIGQKYNTQVKYMALTENIGFGRANNKGFEIAKGRNVFLLNPDTILQNNAVKILSDFLDDNSLTGVAGANLYNDDGTYQPSFSQMYPSLKVELSNLFHLMFLQNKQCINETDEAIQTQSVVGAAMMIKKEVIEKVGVFNPKFFIYGEEEELCNRIRKVGFLIFNVPSAKITHLDGKSFQFSENRQKRRLDGIRTLYSVSYNSFYCTILKVVEYTTIVSRLIIFKMLKKDEKIQYWSFMYKNRKWYS from the coding sequence ATGGATGTTTCTATAATAATTGTCAATTATAATACAATTTCTTTATTGATAGATGCTATTGATAGTGTTTTGGAAAAAACAAAGGATGTGGTATATGAGATAATCGTTGTTGACAATAATTCAAATGATAATTCACAATTTATAATAGGTCAAAAGTATAATACTCAGGTTAAATACATGGCATTGACCGAGAATATTGGATTCGGGAGAGCAAACAATAAAGGATTTGAAATTGCAAAAGGCAGAAATGTTTTTTTACTAAATCCCGATACTATTTTACAGAATAATGCCGTAAAAATTTTATCTGATTTTCTTGATGATAATTCTTTGACAGGAGTTGCTGGAGCAAATCTGTACAACGATGATGGCACTTATCAACCTTCTTTTTCTCAGATGTATCCTTCTCTTAAAGTTGAATTAAGCAACTTGTTTCATCTTATGTTTCTCCAAAATAAACAGTGCATAAATGAAACAGACGAAGCGATTCAGACCCAAAGTGTTGTTGGAGCTGCAATGATGATTAAAAAAGAAGTAATAGAAAAAGTAGGAGTCTTTAATCCTAAATTTTTTATATATGGAGAAGAAGAAGAATTGTGTAATAGAATTAGAAAAGTAGGTTTTTTGATTTTTAATGTACCTTCAGCAAAAATCACCCATTTGGATGGGAAAAGTTTTCAGTTTTCAGAAAATAGACAAAAAAGACGTTTGGATGGTATAAGGACGCTATATAGTGTCTCATATAATAGTTTCTATTGTACTATATTAAAAGTAGTTGAATACACAACAATCGTAAGCCGATTGATAATCTTTAAGATGCTCAAAAAAGATGAAAAGATTCAATATTGGTCATTTATGTACAAGAATCGAAAATGGTATAGTTAA
- a CDS encoding O-antigen ligase family protein has product MGQNAEAENVLSINVGIYALFKNVLIIGPIALSTKLAFALATPVRAILNLEKTKPYWLLALWYLAVIFSIIGLFVSFFSGLENKAGLTVGFRIALTMGVVLIPTLVSSKEKFLKQFDKIFILSAVSLGLGLMNAHWLFISFAFLPYLWYRFKSILLKAVIILCLGRIFVGLETTITIVTMILLSFIFLFLAKFKILNQKNLKYLGPLFILIPILITIYVIHMPVDKMGYDFTSIMGYVKFKLIGDRKPIWDATVLQMSNQNFFIAPSGSSLEVYFDYIDKWTEWPEGSHNIFLEIGRQTGVFCMLFFTFLLFRTLYFAFKSLSNKIECFIILSFTSIYLAFGLSGQHIVYDGVGFMYWLLIAQLAKFNSKVNENSTYLSS; this is encoded by the coding sequence ATGGGGCAGAATGCTGAAGCCGAAAATGTACTCAGTATTAATGTAGGGATTTATGCATTGTTTAAAAATGTATTAATAATTGGGCCAATAGCGTTGTCAACTAAATTGGCTTTTGCACTTGCAACACCTGTAAGAGCAATATTGAATTTAGAAAAAACAAAACCTTACTGGTTACTGGCACTTTGGTATTTAGCTGTAATATTTTCAATAATAGGATTGTTTGTTTCATTTTTTTCCGGACTTGAAAATAAAGCAGGTCTTACGGTTGGCTTTAGGATTGCACTAACAATGGGGGTTGTTCTGATACCCACGCTAGTTTCATCAAAAGAAAAATTTTTAAAGCAATTTGATAAAATTTTCATATTGTCAGCTGTTTCATTGGGCCTTGGTTTAATGAACGCTCATTGGCTCTTTATATCCTTTGCTTTTTTACCCTATTTATGGTACAGATTTAAATCAATTCTATTAAAGGCCGTAATTATTTTATGCTTAGGGAGGATTTTTGTTGGATTAGAAACAACTATTACAATTGTAACAATGATTTTACTTAGCTTTATCTTTCTGTTTCTTGCTAAATTTAAGATTCTTAATCAAAAAAATTTAAAATATTTAGGTCCACTCTTTATACTTATTCCAATCTTGATAACAATTTATGTTATTCATATGCCTGTTGATAAAATGGGTTATGATTTTACAAGTATTATGGGGTATGTGAAATTTAAACTAATTGGAGACAGAAAGCCAATATGGGATGCCACAGTTCTTCAAATGAGTAACCAGAATTTTTTTATTGCTCCTTCGGGTAGTTCACTTGAAGTCTATTTCGATTATATAGATAAATGGACCGAATGGCCAGAGGGATCACATAATATTTTTTTGGAAATTGGCCGTCAGACAGGTGTTTTTTGTATGCTTTTTTTTACTTTTTTACTTTTTAGAACTTTATATTTTGCTTTTAAAAGTTTATCAAATAAGATAGAATGTTTTATAATTCTTTCTTTTACTTCTATCTACTTAGCATTTGGCCTTTCTGGACAACACATTGTATATGATGGAGTAGGGTTCATGTATTGGTTGTTAATTGCGCAATTAGCTAAATTTAATTCTAAAGTCAATGAAAATAGTACATATCTCAGCAGCTAA
- a CDS encoding glycosyltransferase, giving the protein MKIVHISAANSSVGAGMACVKLHEALLNENVESKILFLTRQSAGCTNSSFYENTSLKKLKRKLLTFADRFLLKYYTRRKPEIFSPGLFGIDLSTNTDVQSADIIHLHWINHAFIDIKDLFKLNKPIVWTMHDCWTFTGGCHYFFSCDHFKKDCGKCQVLNSGKQNDLSNYIFKRKKKYYPKLNIKFLAISNWMKEQAKLGTLLKNESVDVIPSGIDCNVYNSTTSLDLREKLNLKIDDTIVLMGAQHLNSPFKGVQLSIDALNQYQDKKLKIITFGGGEIVLSNPLHQIINFGFVSNPKEMADLYTVADVFLCTSVAEGFGMTVAEAQCCGTPAIAFEETGPSDIINHKVTGYLAKFKNVDDVVNGLSYCLNTKFDRINIAIDSEKKFSIKNCAIKYKLIYKEILSEERKK; this is encoded by the coding sequence ATGAAAATAGTACATATCTCAGCAGCTAATTCATCAGTAGGAGCAGGGATGGCCTGTGTTAAATTACATGAGGCATTATTGAACGAAAATGTGGAATCTAAGATATTGTTTTTAACTAGACAATCCGCAGGTTGCACAAATTCTTCATTTTATGAAAATACAAGTTTAAAGAAGTTAAAACGTAAATTACTAACTTTTGCTGATAGATTTCTTCTCAAATACTACACTAGAAGGAAACCTGAAATATTTTCACCGGGGTTGTTTGGAATAGATTTATCAACAAATACAGATGTTCAAAGTGCAGACATTATTCATCTTCATTGGATTAATCATGCGTTTATAGACATTAAAGATTTATTTAAATTAAATAAGCCAATTGTTTGGACAATGCATGACTGCTGGACTTTTACAGGAGGATGTCATTACTTTTTTTCTTGTGATCATTTTAAGAAAGATTGTGGTAAATGCCAGGTGCTAAATAGTGGAAAGCAAAATGATTTATCCAATTATATATTTAAAAGGAAAAAAAAGTATTATCCAAAATTAAATATTAAATTTTTAGCAATAAGTAATTGGATGAAGGAACAAGCTAAGCTTGGTACTCTTCTTAAAAATGAATCAGTCGATGTGATTCCAAGTGGTATAGATTGTAATGTCTATAACTCAACAACCAGTTTAGATTTGCGTGAAAAGCTTAATCTTAAAATTGACGACACAATTGTCTTAATGGGAGCTCAACATTTAAATTCTCCTTTTAAAGGAGTCCAGCTAAGTATAGACGCATTAAATCAATATCAAGATAAAAAATTAAAAATAATAACATTTGGTGGCGGAGAAATTGTTTTATCAAACCCCCTTCATCAAATTATAAATTTTGGATTTGTTTCAAATCCAAAAGAAATGGCCGATTTATATACGGTAGCAGATGTTTTTTTGTGTACATCGGTAGCAGAAGGTTTTGGAATGACCGTAGCCGAAGCACAATGCTGCGGTACGCCTGCAATTGCATTTGAGGAAACAGGCCCAAGCGATATTATCAATCATAAAGTTACAGGATATCTGGCAAAATTTAAAAACGTTGACGATGTTGTAAATGGATTGTCTTATTGTTTAAATACTAAATTTGATAGAATAAACATAGCCATAGATTCAGAAAAGAAATTTTCAATAAAGAATTGTGCTATTAAATATAAATTAATTTATAAAGAGATTTTAAGTGAGGAAAGGAAAAAATAA
- a CDS encoding glycosyltransferase, producing MRKGKNNTNSSVFIGNYLDESIQNERGLLAPNPAGSNRMWRMSKAVQSQGFLSYIISPACSARIKFNSKIVHPARIARKNGIIVIYAPALAIPYFSILFEFFSMAWIFLGLTFLRNIRVAMLYCYYPSTIIVGLIAKIQRIKIIEDLEDIVTPKLSDWFSKPIMFSLQQAIGGFLMRISIWLSDLIIIPSSKFLFKTIENKNYLVIDGCIDVSGDTKLNFEDEKITVLLAGMLDEEQGIDLYLQTLDIVKNNEKFAKRFKFNICGLSLNEESLKASLARFVNLDLTYYGFVSSSEFNAILKKTHVCLVLQNPTGRNAQQKTPSKGYEYMASGKAVIVTPIGDYINLPNNTCFVLSEYSPQNIISILSKINHESIIEIGGNAKQFANENWGFENIGKKIINRLF from the coding sequence GTGAGGAAAGGAAAAAATAATACCAATAGTTCAGTTTTTATTGGTAATTATCTAGATGAGAGTATACAAAATGAGCGTGGTTTACTAGCTCCTAATCCAGCTGGTTCCAATCGAATGTGGAGGATGTCTAAAGCCGTTCAGAGTCAAGGCTTTTTGTCCTATATAATTTCGCCTGCCTGCAGTGCAAGAATTAAGTTTAACTCTAAAATAGTTCACCCTGCCCGTATTGCCAGAAAAAATGGAATTATAGTTATTTATGCTCCTGCCCTTGCAATTCCTTATTTCAGTATTTTGTTTGAGTTCTTTTCAATGGCATGGATTTTTTTAGGATTGACTTTCTTAAGAAATATTAGGGTTGCAATGCTCTATTGCTATTATCCATCAACAATTATTGTGGGATTAATTGCTAAAATTCAAAGAATAAAAATAATTGAAGATTTAGAAGATATTGTAACGCCTAAATTGAGTGACTGGTTTAGTAAACCAATAATGTTCTCATTACAGCAGGCAATTGGTGGTTTTTTAATGAGAATATCTATATGGTTATCAGATTTAATTATCATTCCATCTTCAAAATTCTTGTTTAAAACAATAGAGAATAAAAATTATCTTGTTATAGATGGCTGCATTGATGTTTCAGGAGATACAAAGTTAAATTTTGAGGATGAAAAAATCACTGTTTTATTGGCAGGTATGTTAGATGAGGAACAAGGAATTGATTTGTATTTGCAAACATTAGATATTGTAAAAAACAACGAAAAATTTGCAAAAAGATTTAAATTCAATATATGTGGTCTTTCGTTAAATGAAGAATCCCTGAAAGCTTCTCTGGCAAGGTTCGTTAATTTAGATTTAACCTATTACGGATTTGTTAGTTCATCAGAATTCAATGCTATATTAAAAAAGACTCATGTCTGCTTAGTATTGCAAAATCCAACTGGTCGAAATGCACAGCAAAAAACACCTTCAAAAGGTTATGAGTATATGGCCTCAGGTAAAGCAGTAATTGTTACTCCTATTGGAGATTACATTAATTTACCTAACAATACTTGTTTTGTTTTGAGTGAATACTCTCCACAAAACATCATATCTATTCTATCTAAAATAAACCATGAAAGCATAATCGAAATTGGCGGCAATGCAAAACAATTTGCAAATGAAAATTGGGGTTTTGAAAATATAGGGAAGAAAATAATTAATCGATTATTCTAA
- a CDS encoding glycosyltransferase family 4 protein, with translation MKQLIVTCLPSFYKNIAFKKISEHGILKVFFTFDSKIKREGDFFNNGLNNEDIIEKTNVFNNLKKLYLESKKAEYVTLGGWDDLYFWFLRFIVPKRKLRLIVESSIYEFNDSALTPLKKIFVKGISECIVSGQPHYRLIRHLGFKGKITISKGVGVLDFNYEPKEKIRPEKVMNFLYVGRVSKDKGVELLFTFFEKNPELHLNIVGSVEDEKYLDIISTLQNVTYHGYKNRNELKDIFSYNDVFILASRVEPWGLVIEEALYHGLPVVVSDKVGCNEDLVKGYDTGQVFAMDDLVDLTEKIEKITNVDQYMLQCKNINSINFNEISNNYVNCFL, from the coding sequence ATGAAACAACTTATAGTAACTTGCCTGCCAAGTTTTTATAAGAATATAGCGTTCAAAAAAATATCTGAACATGGTATTCTTAAGGTATTTTTTACATTTGATTCAAAAATAAAACGAGAAGGGGATTTCTTTAATAATGGTTTAAATAATGAAGATATTATAGAAAAAACAAATGTATTTAATAATTTAAAAAAACTTTATTTAGAAAGTAAAAAAGCTGAGTATGTGACCTTAGGTGGCTGGGACGATTTGTATTTCTGGTTTTTACGTTTCATTGTACCAAAACGAAAACTGAGATTAATTGTTGAGTCAAGTATTTACGAATTTAATGATTCGGCACTTACACCATTGAAAAAAATTTTCGTTAAAGGTATTTCAGAATGTATTGTAAGTGGACAACCACATTATCGATTAATAAGGCATTTAGGTTTTAAAGGAAAAATAACAATATCAAAAGGTGTTGGAGTTCTCGATTTTAATTATGAGCCGAAAGAAAAGATTAGACCAGAGAAAGTCATGAACTTTCTTTATGTGGGTAGAGTATCTAAAGATAAAGGAGTTGAGTTATTATTTACTTTTTTCGAAAAAAATCCGGAACTCCATCTAAATATTGTTGGAAGTGTTGAGGATGAAAAATATTTGGATATTATTTCAACATTGCAAAATGTAACTTACCATGGTTATAAGAATAGAAATGAATTGAAAGATATATTCAGTTATAATGACGTTTTTATTTTAGCCTCAAGAGTCGAACCATGGGGGTTGGTAATCGAAGAAGCTTTGTATCATGGTTTACCTGTGGTGGTGTCTGATAAAGTAGGCTGTAATGAGGATTTAGTTAAGGGGTACGATACGGGACAAGTTTTTGCTATGGATGATTTAGTTGATTTAACCGAGAAAATAGAAAAAATTACAAATGTTGATCAATATATGTTGCAGTGCAAAAATATTAATTCAATTAATTTTAATGAAATCTCGAATAATTATGTTAACTGCTTTTTATGA
- a CDS encoding acyltransferase — MIRRLKMFLGRILLKLLPLQAFPKLNRYCLLLMGHKIGKKSLLYSSVEVLGLIKLDVGNEVFVGHRTLFMGGSSTITIGKNCDISSNVSLICGSHEIGDVMRRAGKGISNDITIGAGVWIGYGSLILGGVTIEDGAIIAAGSVVNKSVAKNTIYGGVPAKEIKKLEIHEIR, encoded by the coding sequence ATGATTAGAAGATTAAAGATGTTTTTAGGTAGAATTTTACTAAAATTATTACCTCTACAAGCTTTTCCAAAACTAAATCGGTATTGTTTGCTTCTAATGGGACATAAAATTGGAAAAAAATCTTTGCTGTATAGTTCAGTTGAGGTTCTCGGATTGATAAAATTGGATGTTGGAAACGAGGTGTTTGTAGGGCATAGAACATTGTTTATGGGCGGGAGTTCTACTATTACAATTGGAAAGAATTGTGATATTTCATCAAATGTTAGTTTAATATGCGGATCACATGAAATTGGTGATGTTATGCGTAGAGCCGGTAAAGGAATAAGTAATGATATTACGATTGGGGCTGGTGTTTGGATAGGATATGGAAGTTTAATTTTGGGCGGAGTGACGATTGAAGACGGAGCAATTATCGCAGCAGGAAGTGTAGTGAATAAGTCTGTAGCCAAAAATACTATATATGGTGGGGTACCAGCTAAAGAAATTAAAAAATTGGAGATACATGAAATTAGATAA
- a CDS encoding glycosyltransferase, translating to MKLDNLLIVNPWTGNIGPNTFLKNFYRNLDYSNIKLTVIYPEKDLISEEMESLGINVIYNKHISLKHIKNFFLKTLIRFSSEFYLIFFYLNIFRKQKYSKCLINTELYSYSLLVPWLFSNVYVVVHSLSFKKNGFLNKVLLLFQKTFVFKYLAVSKAVKESLKLQGIRKNIEVVYNGVNLQKEINAELERKANYKILSIAHPVPHKGAHHLLEVLSILKDKAEFKWTLLGWYSESSDKEYQDFFISEINRLNLNNEIEVLGNVNNISDWYRQSDLLVHPSESESFGFVVAEAMSFGVPVVAFKVGALHEIIDDKINGFLIPAFKTTLMAEIIYELIHDKENNIKIRTAAQNKIKDKFDNAKNIQRVFRILDLN from the coding sequence ATGAAATTAGATAATTTATTAATTGTAAATCCGTGGACGGGTAACATTGGACCCAATACTTTTTTGAAAAATTTCTATCGGAATTTAGATTATTCAAATATAAAATTAACGGTTATTTATCCGGAAAAGGATCTAATTTCGGAAGAGATGGAATCATTAGGGATAAATGTGATTTATAATAAGCATATTTCACTAAAACATATTAAAAATTTTTTTCTTAAAACCTTAATAAGATTCAGTAGCGAGTTTTATTTAATATTTTTTTACCTCAATATTTTTAGAAAACAAAAGTATTCAAAGTGTCTAATAAATACAGAATTATATTCTTATTCATTATTGGTGCCTTGGTTATTTTCAAATGTTTATGTAGTTGTACACTCACTTTCTTTTAAAAAGAATGGCTTTTTGAATAAAGTATTGCTTCTTTTTCAAAAAACTTTTGTTTTCAAATATTTAGCTGTTTCAAAAGCGGTTAAAGAATCTTTAAAGCTGCAGGGTATCAGAAAAAATATTGAAGTTGTATACAATGGTGTAAATCTACAGAAAGAAATTAATGCAGAATTGGAAAGAAAAGCGAATTATAAAATACTTTCTATCGCTCATCCTGTTCCTCATAAAGGAGCTCATCATTTGTTAGAGGTGCTTTCGATATTAAAAGATAAAGCTGAATTCAAATGGACCCTTTTAGGTTGGTATTCTGAGTCTTCTGATAAAGAGTATCAAGACTTTTTTATCAGCGAAATAAATCGATTAAATTTAAATAATGAAATTGAAGTGCTGGGAAATGTAAACAATATATCTGATTGGTATAGACAATCAGATTTATTAGTCCATCCTTCCGAAAGTGAATCTTTCGGTTTTGTTGTGGCTGAAGCTATGTCTTTTGGCGTGCCTGTTGTTGCTTTTAAGGTTGGTGCTCTTCATGAAATTATTGATGATAAAATAAACGGTTTTTTAATTCCAGCCTTCAAAACCACACTGATGGCTGAAATTATATATGAATTAATACACGATAAAGAGAATAATATCAAAATTAGGACAGCTGCTCAGAATAAAATCAAGGACAAGTTTGATAATGCAAAAAATATACAAAGAGTATTTAGAATTCTAGATCTAAATTAA
- a CDS encoding acyltransferase, translating to MKETKLQWADSLRALTTIAVIILHVTAPLLTSMESLTDWWIGNIIESLVRFSVPVFFMLTGALLFDKEYSISIFLKKRFFRVVIPFIFWSIPYILFSLTLKVMHKEHLDYFQVFTFIIDQFKNGSSYHLWFVYTLLGIYLFTPIISKWIRSSTNKEILYFLIIWLITVLFTYPILSIFETKVDLSYFNGFLGYTILGYYLRKVNFESTRKKDSIAIFLFFPGLIITIAGTYFLFILKGEKDELYYSYLTFNVLMCAIGVYLYVKDKYVKNQFILKFLNLINRFSYGIYLVHVLILIFLTKAGITCFFIHPLIGIPATTILCLTFSVLIIYIVNKLPYGKYISG from the coding sequence ATGAAAGAAACTAAATTACAATGGGCAGATAGTTTACGAGCTCTAACTACTATTGCTGTAATTATTTTACATGTTACGGCACCACTATTAACAAGCATGGAGTCTTTAACAGATTGGTGGATTGGTAATATTATAGAAAGCTTAGTTAGGTTTAGTGTTCCTGTTTTTTTCATGTTAACTGGAGCCTTACTTTTTGATAAAGAATACTCTATTAGCATTTTTCTAAAAAAGAGGTTTTTTAGAGTTGTAATTCCATTTATTTTCTGGAGCATTCCTTATATTTTATTTAGCTTGACGCTAAAAGTAATGCACAAAGAGCATTTAGATTATTTTCAAGTTTTCACGTTTATAATTGATCAATTCAAAAACGGCAGCTCCTATCATCTATGGTTTGTATATACACTATTGGGTATTTACCTTTTCACTCCTATAATCAGCAAGTGGATTCGCAGCAGTACTAATAAAGAGATTTTATATTTTTTAATTATTTGGTTAATTACAGTTTTATTTACTTATCCAATTCTATCCATTTTTGAGACTAAAGTAGATCTTTCGTATTTCAATGGCTTTCTGGGTTATACTATATTAGGGTATTACTTAAGAAAAGTAAATTTTGAGAGTACAAGAAAAAAGGATTCCATAGCAATATTTTTATTTTTCCCAGGTCTTATAATAACTATTGCAGGAACCTATTTTTTATTTATTCTCAAGGGAGAAAAAGATGAGTTATATTATTCATATTTAACATTTAATGTATTAATGTGCGCTATTGGTGTTTATCTCTATGTTAAGGACAAATATGTAAAGAATCAATTTATTTTAAAGTTTTTAAATTTAATAAATAGATTTAGTTATGGCATTTATTTAGTACACGTATTAATTTTAATATTTCTCACAAAAGCCGGCATTACTTGTTTCTTTATTCACCCTTTAATTGGAATCCCGGCAACTACTATATTATGTTTAACATTTTCAGTCTTAATAATATATATCGTAAATAAACTGCCTTATGGAAAATATATCTCAGGTTAA
- a CDS encoding glycosyltransferase family 2 protein, with protein sequence MKISIITVVFNNEATIRQAIESVLNQTYLNIEYIIIDGKSTDKTVSIIEEYKDQLNCFISEQDKGLYDAMNKGISLATGDLIGILNSDDTFNSNTIIEQIANFHKQNNVDATIGNVIQHKENGKIVRLYSSKYWNPDKLKIGFMPPHPSIFFRKELFNKFGNYDLFFKIGADYELIARFFLKNNITWKYSGITTTTMLVGGVSSSGSSSYKLITKEIQKALSMNGIVFSPLKIKLRFFWKIIGFLKKWEK encoded by the coding sequence GTGAAAATTTCCATAATAACAGTTGTTTTTAACAACGAAGCTACAATAAGGCAGGCTATAGAATCAGTACTTAATCAAACTTATTTAAATATAGAATATATAATTATAGATGGTAAATCTACAGATAAAACCGTGTCAATAATTGAAGAATATAAAGATCAGTTAAATTGTTTTATTTCTGAACAAGATAAAGGCCTTTATGATGCCATGAATAAAGGTATATCTTTGGCTACAGGTGATTTAATAGGTATTCTTAATTCTGATGATACTTTTAATTCAAATACTATTATAGAGCAAATAGCTAATTTTCATAAGCAAAATAATGTTGACGCCACTATTGGCAATGTTATTCAGCATAAAGAAAATGGTAAAATAGTGCGACTATATTCTTCCAAATATTGGAATCCGGATAAACTAAAAATTGGATTTATGCCACCTCATCCTTCCATTTTTTTTAGAAAAGAACTTTTTAATAAATTTGGCAATTATGATCTTTTTTTTAAAATCGGTGCCGATTATGAGTTAATTGCTCGTTTTTTTCTTAAAAATAATATTACTTGGAAATACTCAGGAATAACAACAACTACTATGTTGGTTGGTGGGGTAAGTAGCTCGGGATCTTCATCATATAAATTAATTACAAAAGAAATTCAAAAGGCATTAAGTATGAATGGGATTGTATTTTCTCCATTGAAGATTAAATTGCGTTTTTTTTGGAAAATTATTGGTTTTTTGAAGAAATGGGAAAAGTAA